Proteins encoded by one window of Primulina huaijiensis isolate GDHJ02 chromosome 1, ASM1229523v2, whole genome shotgun sequence:
- the LOC140979234 gene encoding subtilisin-like protease SBT5.6, giving the protein MENFHILLSILLLLLLPILGSCTDQKQVYIVYFGEHNGQKTIKEIGESHHSYLFSVKETEEDARSSLVYSYKHSINGFAALLTPEEASKLCQMEEVVSVFRSQPGKYSLHTTRSWEFAGLQETTKVTSVKNGGLWLKSRYGKDVVVGMLDSGVWPESKSFNDEGMGPIPPSWKGTCQSGDAFTSSNCNKKIIGARYYIKGYEAYYGQLNKTLDYRSPRDKDGHGSHTSSTVAGRVIDNVSALGGFAKGTISGGAPLARLAIYKVCWAIPAQGKENGNTCFEEDMLAAIDDSIADGVHVLSISIGTKEPTPYTDDGIAIGALHAAKKNILVACSAGNSGPAPETLSNPAPWIITVGASSVDRKFLSSVVLGNGMKIDGETVTPYKLQKKQYPLVYAGQVAMPEVPKNLSGQCLPGSLSPEKAKGKIVICLRGNGTRVGKGMEVKRAGGIAFILGNSKANGDELASDAHLLPATGVNYENALKILNYISTTKSPSAYIVPATTVLDTKPAPFMAAFSSRGPNTLSPDILKPDITAPGLNILAAWSEASSPTKLELDHRVVKYNILSGTSMSCPHVAGAAALLKAVHPDWSSAAIRSALITSAGLNNNEDELITDASGIPADPFQFGSGHFRPTKASDPGLVYDASYNDYILFLCSSGIKKVGNSFKCPENPPSPANLNYPSLAIPKLNGTVTVTRTVTNVGSSKSVYFVSAKPPPGISVKFTPSILFFSRAGEKKSFSITVKTESETMDTIDKNKYEFGWYTWSDGIHNVRSPMAVSVA; this is encoded by the exons ATGGAGAATTTTCACATACTTCTctcgattcttcttcttcttcttcttccaatCCTGGGATCATGTACTGATCAAAAACAG GTGTACATAGTGTATTTCGGAGAGCATAATGGTCAAAAAACGATTAAAGAAATCGGTGAATCCCATCACTCATATCTGTTCTCTGTAAAAGAAACTGAGGAAGATGCAAGATCATCACTTGTTTACAGTTACAAGCACAGCATCAATGGCTTCGCCGCTCTGCTTACCCCGGAAGAAGCTTCAAAACTTTGCC AGATGGAGGAAGTGGTGTCTGTGTTTCGGAGCCAACCGGGGAAGTATTCATTGCATACCACAAGGTCTTGGGAATTCGCAGGTTTACAAGAGACGACAAAAGTCACCAGTGTGAAGAATGGAGGTTTATGGCTCAAATCAAGATATGGAAAAGATGTTGTTGTTGGCATGCTGGACAGTG GTGTGTGGCCTGAATCGAAAAGCTTTAACGACGAAGGGATGGGACCAATTCCACCATCGTGGAAAGGAACCTGTCAATCTGGCGATGCCTTCACCTCATCAAATTGCAACAA GAAAATTATCGGCGCCCGATATTACATCAAAGGCTACGAAGCTTACTATGGGCAACTGAACAAAACACTCGACTACCGATCCCCCCGCGACAAGGACGGCCACGGCAGTCACACGTCTTCCACCGTTGCCGGCCGTGTAATTGATAATGTCTCTGCCCTCGGGGGTTTCGCCAAAGGCACCATCTCAGGGGGTGCTCCGCTGGCTCGCCTAGCTATATACAAAGTATGCTGGGCGATTCCAGCCCagggaaaagaaaatggcaaCACCTGCTTCGAAGAAGACATGTTAGCGGCCATTGATGACTCCATTGCCGACGGAGTCCACGTTTTGAGTATATCGATCGGGACCAAAGAACCCACTCCCTACACTGACGATGGAATTGCAATCGGGGCTTTACATGCAgcgaagaaaaatattttggtggCATGCAGTGCGGGAAATTCAGGGCCTGCCCCGGAGACGCTGTCTAATCCTGCTCCCTGGATTATCACTGTTGGTGCAAGTAGCGTGGACCGGAAATTCTTGTCGTCTGTTGTGCTCGGAAATGGCATGAAAATTGAC GGAGAAACGGTAACTCCTTATAAGCTGCAAAAGAAACAGTATCCGTTAGTTTATGCCGGTCAAGTAGCCATGCCTGAAGTGCCCAAGAACTTATCCGG GCAATGCTTGCCTGGTTCACTGTCCCCTGAAAAGGCAAAAGGGAAGATTGTAATATGCTTGAGGGGTAATGGAACCAGAGTGGGAAAAGGTATGGAGGTCAAAAGGGCCGGAGGAATAGCTTTCATTTTAGGCAATAGCAAAGCCAATGGAGACGAGTTAGCATCCGATGCCCATCTTCTTCCCGCCACCGGTGTCAATTACGAGAATGCACTCAAGATTCTGAATTACATTTCCACCACGAAATCACCATCCGCTTATATAGTACCAGCTACCACGGTTCTGGACACCAAACCAGCACCGTTTATGGCTGCTTTCTCCAGTAGAGGACCCAACACTCTTTCACCAGACATTCTAAAG CCAGATATTACGGCTCCAGGTCTAAATATATTGGCAGCATGGAGTGAAGCATCATCTCCAACGAAGCTGGAACTAGATCATCGGGTTGTTAAGTATAATATTCTTTCGGGAACTTCCATGTCTTGCCCACATGTAGCCGGCGCAGCTGCTCTGCTCAAAGCCGTGCACCCGGATTGGAGCAGTGCCGCCATAAGATCTGCTTTAATAACATCTG CGGGGCTGAATAACAACGAAGATGAGCTGATTACAGATGCATCGGGCATTCCTGCGGACCCTTTTCAATTTGGTTCCGGTCATTTCAGACCCACAAAAGCATCAGATCCAGGACTCGTGTACGATGCTTCCTACAATGATTATATTCTCTTCTTATGCAGCAGTGGAATAAAGAAAGTTGGCAATTCATTCAAGTGCCCTGAAAACCCACCATCTCCCGCAAATCTCAATTATCCATCTCTGGCAATACCCAAACTAAACGGCACCGTGACAGTAACAAGAACTGTCACAAATGTCGGCAGCAGTAAGAGCGTGTATTTCGTCAGTGCAAAACCTCCTCCTGGAATCTCCGTAAAATTCACACCTTCCATTCTGTTCTTTAGCCGTGCCGGGGAGAAGAAGAGCTTCTCTATTACAGTGAAAACTGAGAGTGAAACGATGGATACCATTGATAAAAACAAGTACGAATTTGGATGGTATACATGGTCTGATGGAATCCATAATGTCAGAAGTCCCATGGCTGTTTCGGTCGCTTAG